A part of Neoarius graeffei isolate fNeoGra1 chromosome 8, fNeoGra1.pri, whole genome shotgun sequence genomic DNA contains:
- the LOC132890976 gene encoding histone-lysine N-methyltransferase PRDM7-like translates to MSSAGNRQCSSRTSQSPDLSQLYEDVKTEISDGGTSEVSGVCVKKEETLELNIYNHENNLENPPEVLSIKEEDPDNKDYLYCEVCKSFFFHKCELHGPPLFIPDTPVLMGVPDRARQTLPPKLEIRKSGIPDAGLGVFNKGETVPVGAHFGPYQGELVDIEKAMNSRYSWVICRSRQCEEYIDATREMHANWMRYVNCARNDEEQNLVAFQYRGGILYRCCRPINPEQELLVWYDEYAKELSPAFHKLWNKKCSMNGKVHHTYCNSFHFD, encoded by the exons ctgtaTGAAGACGTGAAAACTGAGATTTCAGATGGAGGGACATCCGAAGTATCAGGAGtctgtgtgaagaaagaggagacactGGAGTTGAACATCTACAACCATGAAAACAACCTCGAAAACCCACCTGAAGTTCTCTCAATTAAAGAGGAAGATCCTGACAATAAAGACTACCTCT attgtgaagtttgcaaatccttcttcttTCACAAGTGTGAGCTTCACGGACCACCCCTCTTCATCCCTGATACTCCTGTTCTCATGGGAGTTCCTGACCGAGCCAGGCAAACACTTCCTCCTAAACTAGAGATTCGGAAGTCCGGTATTCCTGAcgcaggcctgggagtgtttaataagggggagactgttccagtaggtgcacactttgGACCCTACCAGGGAGAGCTGGTGGACATAGAGAAAGCCATGAATAGCAGATACTCCTGGGTG ATATGCAGGAGCAGGCAGTGTGAAGAGTACATAGATGccacaagagaaatgcatgcaaattggatgag gtatgtgaattgtgctcGTAATGAtgaagaacagaatcttgtggcgTTTCAGTATCgagggggaattctgtatcgttgctgtcgacccattaacccagaacaggagctcttggtgtggtatgatGAGTATGCTAAAGAACTAAGTCCTGCATTTCACAAGCTCTGGAACAAAAAGTGTTCCATGAATGGTAAAGTACACCATACATACTGCAATTCATTTCACTTCGATTGA
- the LOC132890960 gene encoding uncharacterized protein LOC132890960 — MIFWHRGIRFRYRTGSTVADVSPFRKQETNMAAATASSSSSGGEESLEMTAKRRKPLARKQCYMHIASVKHGVTQEFTFKRWNTFRDSIRQWLQLSGENRRLAENYKHCLDLEFDKIPEDAAFHPACYRRFTDKLAIERAGKRMVREKEGGDETQDAARPPEAAPPSEAGPSTSGSTKSLRSRSALPMSSSGPVLPALCIICKKNLKFVLKGGKRQREALSKAETLTAGKLQTAAETKDDHSILVHIKDKDCVALEVQYHKSCYQQYTRFLNEPARQEKDKNEPTYEISYKAFCERIIRQRLIINQEVLRMAHLRKKFIDMVKSIEGLDASSYRQDTLKRRLHSDFPQLVFHTPAKRNISEMVFAETLSTETVLDMVPSGAETTQSSEMSQTDSETEPRFQTTTDDTRTLYTGALFLKRLLTDTPGMSCPWPPTAEDLNVNEAQAVVPPELFNFVSWIIGAAEEPTLERFVPIAEDLHLKVLSVCQDIVYLASKGRKQTPKSLCLGLTVRHLTGSSRIVSLLNKLGHCASWDTVLSLDTSLAQLTLTEGTDKVPKGFAKREPTTLVWDNIDFGEETLSGRGTTHHTNGIMLQRSASVTMSTDIRQPLRKGVSSFKAPAQIPIEPYHQSKRQGPCNLSQVMEAEACKMDTHFAAQAELAYVFVRSLEGSAIPSWTGFHTLLQGENTLPKSALSYLPVIEASPTEMSTVNNILKRSVHIADQLELDNIVLVFDQAIYAKAQQIRWKTDDLINRLVIRLGEFHTAMSYLGVLGKRFGDAGLQDILIESEVVAPGSINGVINGHHYNRSMRAHKLLYESLERIRFITFLESLSHQERAEYVHVVTEMKHAFPDSLIDILSGEPKFQTMCTTYADYVQRRSVDCPTFAFWSSYIDMVQLLLLFVRATRESDWRLHLATVRLMMPWFFAYDKVNYARYLPAYWLEMVNLPVTHPSCHSDITVKGQWTVQRQSAYGFASIACDQAIEQTCNRDAKTKGGWTGITQNRSAVHRWILSQHERAAIARQCETMAGIYTEVRTRKDLDTARIDADERAVGRIISTIDSMLNPFDTNQEHIVCLSSGRVATEDITKDLLMASEKGEAATQEFMDQRLLSDSVDIFAPMKSQKLKTFSDQAKAKKKSAAGKEVILRADKKLFSRLLILGQSRKIEMREILSYSLGTVSYPLASADGSLAKTNKSALMDLLESKGGDCLVGNVPADGAILFDGMAVIQAIRSRPGTFGELAETILQYIIQLSLQHRCSRIDFVTDRYPQISIKNLERSCRADGGSQRMQIYGPDQRTPTQWKRFLSEGANKEALVDFLYDAWTNADLRAVGKNFSLYITHQDQCHCVTVMGGAQSVHAVEALQCDHEECDTRIFLHAQHAAQEHATVIIKSPDTDVAVIAVSLQKDLPCTLYFSTGTGNRARIIDISKVSSALGDSVCSALIGIHTFTGCDSTSAFYGKGKRKTFAVACEKDDFLKAFKHLGTDFNLEPSTFALLCKYVCHLYDQRATDSVNEARYKAFCLASSALPELSIPPTNDALHQHSKRANYQAAIMRSCVKKNIGAPSPAGNGWHVEDGNLQVTWMTQNPAPDSVLHMIHCGCKESACQTGRCSCVSAGVCCMDLCRCSSCSNMKETEDKEDDQCPDSDDEE; from the exons atgatattttggcaccgcggaataagatttcgctacagaacaggttccacggttgctgacgtatccccatttcgtaaacaagagaccaacatggcagccgccacagcctcgtctagcagcagtggaggagaggaaagtttggaaatgacggcaaaaaggagaaaacctcttgcacgtaagcagtgctatatgcatatagcttctgtgaagcacggagtgacccaggaatttaccttcaaacggtggaatacattccgggacagtatccgacagtggctgcagttgagcggtgagaacaggagactagccgaaaactacaaacactgtttagatttagagtttgacaagatacctgaggatgctgccttccaccctgcatgttaccgcaggtttacggacaaacttgctattgaacgagcgggaaagcgtatggtgcgcgagaaagaagggggagatgaaactcaagacgccgcaagaccccccgaagctgcccccccctccgaagctggcccctcaacatcgggcagcactaagagtcttcgatccaggtcagcactgcctatgtccagctcaggtcccgtccttcctgccctgtgcattatatgtaaaaaaaacctcaaattcgtcttaaagggaggcaaacgacaaagggaagctctttcaaaagctgagaccttaacagcag gcaagttgcagactgctgctgagactaaagatgaccacagtattctggtacacattaaggacaaagactgtgtggctctggaggtgcagtaccacaagagctgctaccagcagtacaccagatttctgaatgagcctgctagacaagagaaggacaa GAATGAGCCAACATATGAAATAAGCTACAAGGCGTTCTGTGAGAGGATCATCCGGCAAAGGCTGATTATCAACCAGGAGGTGCTGAGAATGGCCCATCTGAGAAAGAAGTTCATTGACATGGTGAAGTCAATCGAAGGCCTTGATGCATCAAGCTACAG ACAGGACACTTTGAAGAGGAGACTTCACAGTGATTTCCCTCAGCTGGTGTTCCACACCCCTGCCAAGCGTAACATCTCTGAAATGGTTTTTGCAGAGACTCTGTCGACAGAAACTGTCTTGGACATGGTACCTTCAGGTGCTGAAACCACACAGTCTAGCGAgatgagccagacagacagcgagaCAGAACCAAGGTTCCAAACGACCACAGACGACACAAGGACACTGTACACAGGAGCGTTGTTTTTGAAAAGACTGCTTACCGACACTCCTGGCATGTCCTGTCCATGGCCTCCCACCGCAGAAGACTTGAATGTCAATGAAGCACAAGCTGTTGTTCCTCCTGAACTTTTCAATTTTGTTAGTTGGATTATAGGTGCCGCTGAGGAGCCAACACTGGAACGTTTTGTCCCCATTGCCGAGGACTTGCATTTAAAAGTGCTTTCTGTTTGTCAGGACATTGTGTACCTTGCTTCCAAGGGCCGTAAACAGACACCTAAGTCCCTGTGTTTAGGCTTAACTGTTCGGCACTTAACAGGGTCTTCACGCATTGTGTCACTGCTGAACAAACTGGGACATTGTGCATCATGGGACACAGTGTTGAGCCTAGATACCAGCCTTGCCCAACTGACACTGACCGAGGGCACTGACAAAGTTCCAAAAGGATTTGCAAAGAGGGAACCCACAACGCTTGTGTGGGACAACATTGACTTTGGGGAGGAGACTTTATCAGGCCGTGGAACCACACACCATACCAATGGAATAATGCTGCAGCGTTCTGCTAGTGTCACCATGTCCACTGACATCAGACAGCCTCTGAGAAAGGGAGTTTCCTCCTTCAAAGCTCCCGCCCAAATCCCCATAGAGCCATACCATCAGTCCAAAAGGCAAGGCCCATGCAACCTGAGTCAGgtaatggaggcagaggcatgCAAAATGGACACCCACTTTGCTGCACAAGCTGAACTGGCATATGTTTTCGTGAGGTCCTTGGAAGGAAGTGCAATCCCAAGCTGGACAGGGTTCCATACACTGCTGCAAGGTGAAAACACACTACCAAAGTCTGCACTGTCTTATCTCCCAGTCATTGAGGCGtcaccaacagaaatgtcaactgtCAATAATATACTGAAGCGGAGTGTCCACATTGCTGACCAGCTTGAACTGGATAATATAGTGTTGGTTTTTGACCAAGCCATATATGCCAAAGCACAGCAAATCCGCTGGAAGACTGATGACCTTATAAACCGTTTAGTCATTAGACTAGGTGAATTCCACACTGCCATGTCTTATCTGGGTGTGTTAGGCAAAAGGTTTGGAGATGCAGGACTCCAAGACATACTCATTGAATCAGAAGTGGTTGCCCCAGGATCCATCAATGGAGTCATTAATGGACATCACTACAACCGCAGCATGAGGGCCCACAAACTTCTGTATGAGAGCCTGGAGCGCATCAGATTCAtcaccttcttggagtccttgtcgCATCAGGAGAGAGCCGAATACGTGCATGTTGTCACGGAAATGAAACATGCCTTTCCAGACAGCTTGATAGACATTTTGAGTGGAGAGCCGAAGTTTCAGACTATGTGCACAACATACGCCGACTATGTGCAGAGGAGAAGTGTGGACTGTCCAACATTTGCTTTCTGGAGCTCATACATTGACATGGTGCAGCTACTCCTCCTGTTTGTCAGAGCAACCCGGGAGTCAGACTGGCGACTTCACCTGGCAACAGTGAGGTTGATGATGCCCTGGTTCTTCGCGTATGACAAAGTGAACTATGCTCGGTACCTGCCAGCATACTGGCTAGAGATGGTGAACCTGCCTGTTACACACCCCTCTTGCCACAGTGACATTACTGTGAAAGGTCAGTGGACTGTGCAGCGGCAAAGTGCCTATGGATTTGCCTCCATCGCCTGTGACCAGGCCATCGAACAGACCTGCAACAGAGATGCCAAAACCAAAGGTGGCTGGACAGGCATAACACAGAATCGGTCTGCAGTACACCGGTGGATACTGTCACAACACGAAAGGGCAGCAATAGCAAGGCAATGTGAAACCATGGCAGGGATATATACAGAAGTGCGCACAAGAAAAGACCTTGACACGGCACGAATCGATGCTGATGAAAGAGCTGTCGGCAGAATAATTTCAACCATTGATTCCATGCTGAACCCTTTTGATACAAACCAAGAACACATCGTGTGTCTGAGCTCTGGAAGAGTAGCAACTGAAGACATAACCAAAGATTTGCTAATGGCCTCAGAAAAGGGTGAAGCTGCCACACAAGAGTTTATGGACCAGAGACTGTTGTCCGATTCAGTTGACATCTTTGCACCCATGAAGTCCCAAAAACTAAAGACTTTCAGTGACCAGGCTAAGGCCAAAAAGAAATCTGCAGCTGGCAAGGAAGTGATTTTGCGTGCTGACAAGAAGCTGTTTTCCAGGCTCCTCATCCTAGGTCAAAGCAGGAAGATTGAGATGAGGGAAATTCTGTCCTACTCCCTGGGAACTGTGTCCTATCCTTTGGCCAGTGCTGATGGTTCACTggctaaaacaaacaaatctgctcTAATGGATCTTCTAGAGAGCAAAGGTGGAGACTGCTTAGTTGGAAATGTTCCAGCAGATGGTGCCATTCTTTTTGATGGCATGGCAGTTATTCAAGCTATTAGATCCAGACCAGGAACCTTTGGAGAGCTTGCAGAGACCATACTGCAGTACATCATTCAACTGTCATTGCAGCATAGGTGTTCTCGCATCGACTTTGTCACTGACCGATACCCACAGATCAGCATTAAGAACCTAGAAAGGTCATGTCGAGCTGATGGAGGATCACAACGCATGCAAATCTATGGCCCAGACCAGAGGACCCCAACCCAGTGGAAAAGGTTTCTCTCTGAAGGAGCAAACAAAGAGGCGCTGGTGGACTTCCTATATGATGCATGGACAAATGCTGACCTTAGAGCAGTTGGCAAAAACTTCTCCTTGTACATCACACATCAGGATCAATGTCACTGTGTAACAGTAATGGGGGGTGCACAGTCTGTTCATGCGGTTGAAGCCCTGCAGTGTGATCATGAGGAATGTGACACGAGGATCTTTTTGCATGCACAACATGCTGCACAGGAGCATGCAACTGTCATCATTAAGAGCCCTGACACTGATGTGGCAGTCATTGCTGTAAGTCTGCAGAAAGACTTACCATGCACCTTATACTTTTCCACGGGGACGGGCAACAGAGCACGCATCATTGACATAAGCAAGGTGTCATCAGCTCTCGGCGACAGTGTGTGTTCAGCCTTGATTGGGATACACACATTCACAGGGTGCGACTCCACGAGTGCCTTTTATGGCAAAGGCAAGAGAAAGACATTTGCTGTGGCGTGTGAGAAAGATGACTTCCTGAAGGCCTTTAAACATCTGGGAACTGACTTCAACCTGGAGCCCTCCACTTTTGCCCTACTTTGCAAATATGTGTGCCACTTGTATGATCAGCGAGCTACTGATAGTGTCAACGAGGCTAGGTACAAGGCTTTTTGTTTGGCATCATCAGCCTTGCCAGAGTTATCCATTCCCCCAACAAATGATGCCCTCCATCAGCACAGCAAAAGGGCAAATTACCAGGCTGCAATAATGAGGtcatgtgtgaaaaaaaacataGGTGCACCATCACCTGCTGGAAACGGGTGGCATGTTGAAGATGGAAACCTACAGGTCACCTGGATGACACAGAATCCAGCCCCTGACTCAGTTTTACACATGATCCACTGTGGGTGCAAAGAAAGTGCCTGTCAGACTGGCAGATGCTCTTGTGTCTCTGCAGGAGTCTGTTGCATGGACTTGTGCAGGTGTAGCAGTTGCTCAAATATGAAGGAGACAGAGGACAAGGAAGACGACCAGTGCCCTGACAGTGATGACGAGGAGTAG